The following proteins are co-located in the Halarcobacter sp. genome:
- a CDS encoding HIT domain-containing protein: MEHLYAPWRYDYVTDEKIEGCIFCHISKNVEEEKYQVLFYDEYCYIVMNKFPYSPGHLMVIPHFHTDKIEELEDEVWTRMSVRIRQAVSLLKDTMNCEGVNIGMNLGKAAGAGIAQHVHYHALPRWIGDTNFISSIGGVRVYPADFDEIFLKLKEQASKYFVD, from the coding sequence ATGGAACATTTATATGCACCTTGGCGTTATGACTATGTAACTGACGAAAAAATAGAAGGGTGCATCTTTTGTCATATCTCAAAGAATGTAGAAGAGGAAAAATATCAAGTATTATTTTATGATGAATATTGCTACATAGTTATGAATAAATTCCCATACTCACCAGGTCATCTTATGGTTATACCACATTTTCATACAGATAAAATAGAAGAGTTAGAAGATGAAGTTTGGACTAGAATGAGTGTAAGAATTAGACAAGCAGTAAGCTTACTAAAAGATACAATGAATTGTGAAGGTGTAAATATAGGAATGAATCTAGGAAAAGCAGCTGGAGCAGGAATAGCGCAACATGTTCATTATCATGCACTACCAAGATGGATAGGGGATACAAATTTTATATCTAGTATTGGTGGGGTAAGAGTTTACCCAGCTGATTTTGATGAGATTTTTTTGAAGCTAAAAGAGCAGGCTTCTAAATATTTTGTAGATTAA
- a CDS encoding RidA family protein: protein MIIRKQINEKMSRIVEHNGVVYFAGIVSDDKKLDIKVQAKRALEIAEERFKEAGVSKHSILRTEIFLKDIYRDFEEFNKIWKEWIPQNDKPARSCVQANMASHNTLVELVITAAKE, encoded by the coding sequence ATGATAATAAGAAAACAAATAAATGAAAAAATGAGTAGAATTGTAGAACACAATGGTGTTGTATATTTTGCAGGAATAGTATCTGATGATAAAAAGTTAGATATAAAGGTGCAAGCAAAAAGAGCTTTAGAGATTGCAGAAGAAAGGTTTAAAGAAGCTGGAGTTAGTAAACATAGTATTTTAAGAACAGAAATATTTTTAAAGGATATCTATAGAGATTTTGAAGAGTTTAATAAAATTTGGAAAGAATGGATTCCTCAAAATGATAAACCAGCACGTTCATGTGTGCAAGCAAACATGGCTAGTCATAATACTTTAGTTGAACTAGTTATAACAGCAGCAAAAGAATAA
- a CDS encoding protein kinase domain-containing protein produces MEPKRIIEFVRQKDFKFIKEIGRGSFGETVLLKDEYIDYEFVCKKYSPFEFIDKEAFYENFINEIKTLHLLYNRNIVRVFNYYLYPKLHLGYLMMEYINGETISDYLEKYPENLNDIFKQVIEGFSYLESHKILHRDIRDNNILVDEKGIVKIIDFGFSKKINFDSDNQKSISINWISSVLPDDFKMEIYNHTTEVFFVGKLFEDILSQINSSFKYKTILKKMIEVNPEYRISSFKLILKEINEKSFTLNLFNSDEKSIYKNLAESFSTAIVKREESSNIISDIDKIIKNLDTLHQKTMLEDFVNSKHLLRVFINGEYQFSNTLVEVESIQNFTSFFKSISREKQNIILYHLSTRFDDVSKYSNNVYIDDDEIPF; encoded by the coding sequence ATGGAACCTAAAAGAATTATTGAATTTGTTAGACAAAAAGACTTTAAGTTTATAAAAGAAATTGGTAGAGGTTCTTTTGGCGAAACAGTATTGTTAAAAGATGAATACATTGATTATGAATTTGTTTGCAAAAAATATTCACCTTTTGAATTTATAGATAAAGAAGCTTTTTATGAAAATTTCATTAATGAAATTAAAACTTTACATCTTCTTTACAATAGAAATATTGTAAGAGTATTTAATTATTACTTATATCCAAAATTGCATTTAGGTTATTTAATGATGGAATATATCAATGGTGAAACAATTTCTGATTATTTAGAAAAGTATCCAGAAAATTTGAATGATATATTTAAACAAGTAATTGAAGGTTTTTCCTATTTAGAATCGCATAAAATATTACATAGAGACATTAGGGATAATAATATTCTTGTTGATGAAAAAGGAATAGTAAAAATTATAGATTTTGGATTTTCGAAAAAAATAAATTTTGATTCTGACAATCAAAAGAGTATATCAATTAATTGGATAAGCAGTGTATTACCTGATGATTTTAAAATGGAAATTTATAACCATACTACAGAAGTTTTCTTTGTTGGTAAGTTGTTCGAAGACATACTGAGTCAAATAAACAGTTCATTTAAATATAAAACTATATTAAAAAAAATGATTGAAGTAAATCCTGAATATAGAATCTCTTCTTTTAAACTTATTCTGAAAGAAATTAATGAAAAATCTTTTACTTTAAATTTGTTTAATAGTGATGAAAAAAGTATTTACAAAAATTTAGCAGAATCTTTTTCTACTGCAATAGTAAAAAGAGAAGAATCTTCTAATATAATTAGTGATATTGATAAAATTATTAAAAATCTTGATACATTACATCAAAAGACAATGCTTGAAGACTTTGTTAATTCTAAACATTTATTAAGAGTATTTATAAATGGTGAATATCAGTTTTCAAATACGCTAGTTGAAGTTGAAAGTATTCAAAATTTTACTTCTTTCTTTAAAAGTATTTCTAGAGAAAAGCAGAATATAATTTTATATCATTTATCAACAAGGTTTGATGATGTTTCTAAATATTCAAATAATGTATATATTGATGATGACGAAATACCTTTCTAA
- a CDS encoding FAD-dependent oxidoreductase, translating to MKRDIIIIGGGIVGLCSAYFLQKSGRKVTIIDENDITDSTSFGNAGLLSAFDKSPLSYPGVVLNTLKLMLRGQSPAIIHPSFDIKVYKWLINFMLNANEKRTKKTMMLFEKYGEISLNLYEKMVNKDKLDFDFHRDGMLSVFTEDKSYNERLKKYDYIDEERFKILDKSELKEYLPSANSDKIKGAILFKKNARFDPGLTMIELKRHLIESGVEFILNEKIESIRVEAKEVKHLVSSKNNFYEAEHYIMSTGYQTILASKCNKDLMMTPAKGYSITFEMDKEFTPKVSTIFNDLFVVMTPRRNNVRFTSKLEIGSDDTSVVQKQIESIKKNFFEYNEKFEMRNEKYWTGFRPLTPNDIPLIGRDEDINNLTYAMGLGWLGMTFGPAVGTIINDLVVNDKKNAQSDDILMFSGFYQ from the coding sequence ATGAAAAGAGATATAATCATAATTGGTGGGGGGATTGTTGGTTTATGCAGTGCTTATTTTTTACAAAAAAGTGGACGTAAAGTAACTATTATAGATGAAAATGATATTACAGACTCTACATCATTTGGAAATGCAGGTCTTTTATCAGCATTTGATAAATCTCCTTTAAGTTATCCTGGCGTTGTTTTAAATACTTTAAAATTGATGTTAAGAGGTCAATCTCCTGCAATTATACATCCATCTTTCGATATAAAAGTATATAAATGGTTAATTAATTTTATGCTAAATGCAAATGAAAAGCGTACAAAAAAGACTATGATGCTTTTTGAAAAATATGGAGAAATATCTTTAAATTTATATGAAAAAATGGTAAATAAAGATAAGTTAGATTTTGATTTTCATAGAGATGGTATGTTATCAGTTTTTACTGAAGATAAAAGTTACAATGAAAGATTAAAAAAATATGATTATATAGATGAAGAAAGATTTAAAATCTTAGATAAAAGTGAATTAAAAGAGTATTTGCCAAGTGCTAATAGTGATAAAATAAAAGGTGCTATTTTATTTAAAAAGAATGCAAGGTTTGACCCAGGGTTAACTATGATAGAGTTAAAAAGACATCTTATAGAATCTGGAGTGGAATTTATTTTAAATGAAAAAATTGAAAGTATTAGAGTAGAAGCAAAAGAGGTAAAGCATCTTGTATCTTCAAAAAACAATTTTTATGAAGCAGAACATTATATTATGTCTACAGGTTATCAAACTATTTTAGCTAGTAAATGTAATAAAGATTTGATGATGACACCTGCAAAAGGTTATAGTATAACTTTTGAAATGGATAAAGAGTTTACTCCAAAAGTATCTACAATATTTAATGATTTATTTGTAGTAATGACACCAAGAAGAAATAATGTAAGATTTACTTCAAAATTAGAAATTGGTAGTGATGATACAAGTGTAGTACAAAAACAAATAGAGAGTATAAAAAAGAACTTTTTTGAATACAATGAAAAATTTGAAATGAGAAATGAAAAATATTGGACAGGTTTTAGACCACTAACACCAAATGATATTCCATTAATTGGTAGAGATGAGGATATAAATAACTTAACGTATGCCATGGGATTAGGTTGGTTAGGTATGACTTTTGGACCAGCTGTTGGTACTATTATAAATGATCTAGTAGTAAATGATAAGAAAAATGCACAAAGCGATGATATTTTAATGTTCTCTGGTTTTTATCAATAA
- a CDS encoding alpha/beta hydrolase: MALKSIIVDNKEFDIAYDIVNVNNDKTIVFLHGWGSNKEIMKQAFSSYLKDYKHIYIDMPGFGKSATSYSLTTKAYANIIDTFLKNLNINIVAIAGHSFGGKVATLLNPDNLILLSTAGILEDKPLDVKLKIKASKFFNSLGLGKITKAFRSKDVDKMSENMYQTFKNVVNEDFTDNFNSYEKNGMIFWGEDDKATSLESGKKIHSLIKNSSFDSYKADHYFFLKFASDICQKIENGIR, translated from the coding sequence TTGGCTCTAAAGAGTATAATTGTAGATAATAAAGAGTTTGATATCGCTTATGATATTGTAAATGTAAATAATGATAAGACAATTGTATTCCTACATGGTTGGGGTTCAAATAAAGAGATTATGAAACAAGCTTTTTCTTCTTATCTAAAAGATTACAAACACATTTATATAGATATGCCTGGTTTTGGGAAAAGTGCTACTTCTTATAGTTTGACTACCAAAGCTTATGCAAATATAATTGATACTTTTCTAAAAAACTTAAATATAAATATTGTAGCAATTGCGGGTCACTCATTTGGTGGAAAAGTTGCTACACTTTTAAATCCTGATAATTTAATTCTGTTAAGTACAGCTGGTATATTGGAAGATAAACCTTTAGATGTAAAGCTAAAAATTAAAGCTTCTAAATTTTTTAATAGCTTAGGTCTTGGAAAAATTACAAAAGCGTTTAGAAGTAAAGATGTTGATAAAATGAGTGAAAATATGTATCAAACATTTAAAAATGTAGTAAATGAAGATTTCACTGATAATTTTAACTCTTATGAAAAAAATGGTATGATTTTTTGGGGAGAAGATGATAAAGCAACTTCTCTTGAATCAGGTAAAAAAATACATTCTTTGATTAAAAATAGTAGTTTCGATTCATATAAAGCTGATCACTACTTTTTTTTAAAGTTTGCATCTGATATTTGTCAAAAAATTGAAAATGGGATTCGTTAA
- the rplD gene encoding 50S ribosomal protein L4, with protein MSNAVAVKTNELPESFKDINSHNLYLYVKSYLAAQRANTARVKNRSEVSGGGKKPKAQKGSGGARWGSKRSPLFVGGGQVFGPTKRNYNQKINKKQKALALSYAINAQAENGSLFVADSIKVESGKTKDAVSIINGLNQRDTLVIVDTIEEKTYLAFRNIKNCYMIEKQEVNAYIVAAYHSVLVEKSVLESLTKEA; from the coding sequence ATGAGTAACGCAGTAGCAGTAAAAACAAACGAGTTACCAGAGTCTTTCAAAGACATTAACTCACACAATTTATATCTTTATGTTAAATCTTACTTAGCTGCTCAAAGAGCAAACACTGCTAGAGTAAAAAACAGATCTGAAGTAAGCGGTGGTGGTAAAAAACCAAAAGCTCAAAAAGGTTCTGGTGGTGCTAGATGGGGTTCTAAAAGATCACCATTATTTGTTGGTGGTGGACAAGTTTTCGGACCAACAAAAAGAAACTACAATCAAAAAATCAATAAAAAGCAAAAAGCTTTAGCATTAAGTTATGCTATCAACGCTCAAGCTGAAAATGGTTCTTTATTTGTAGCTGATTCAATTAAAGTTGAGTCTGGTAAAACTAAAGATGCGGTTTCAATTATTAATGGATTAAACCAAAGAGATACTCTTGTAATTGTTGATACAATTGAAGAGAAAACATACTTAGCGTTTAGAAACATTAAAAATTGTTATATGATTGAGAAACAAGAAGTAAATGCTTACATTGTTGCAGCATATCACTCAGTACTAGTTGAAAAATCAGTACTTGAATCATTAACAAAAGAGGCGTAA
- a CDS encoding 50S ribosomal protein L23 — protein MADITDIKAILYTEKTIELQENGVIVVQTSPRMTKNGLKEVFKEYFGVTPSKINSLRQSGKVKRFRGRPGRRPDFKKFYVTLPEGAEIANLSA, from the coding sequence ATGGCAGATATTACAGATATTAAAGCAATATTATATACAGAAAAGACAATCGAGCTTCAAGAAAATGGTGTAATCGTTGTTCAAACTAGTCCAAGAATGACTAAAAACGGTTTAAAAGAAGTATTTAAAGAATATTTTGGAGTTACACCTTCAAAAATCAATTCTTTAAGACAAAGTGGTAAAGTGAAAAGATTTAGAGGAAGACCTGGTAGAAGACCTGACTTCAAAAAATTCTATGTAACATTACCTGAAGGCGCTGAAATAGCGAACCTATCAGCTTAA
- a CDS encoding UDP-N-acetylmuramoyl-tripeptide--D-alanyl-D-alanine ligase, which translates to MEYLYIFTHILLIMSLGWYLITNLQWYNYKLERVILKHHKWQWHITYFASPIVFFYILPDLYFTIYFYLLFMTSFVLWNKKLDRPLVLTGRVKRFLALLLFITFAIIALCLTSKDCNSSAVLFVPIFIAYIVSSLLEKIFFISFKHKAKERLDAIPALKIVAITASYGKTSIKNYLYHLLKRKYKVYKTPRSVNTMGGIVLDVNRDLPLDSQIYIAEAGAREKGDIEEITTFLEPHYCVLGSVGEQHIEYFKTLDNIIQTKMEILTSPRMKKGFVHESVPIKDYETIVKFPDNLHVTMSNLDGIWFDIVINGKQEHFSAPILGSFNAINLTAVILVAHELGMSIDEIKLALKDLPQVEHRLQKIEAGGKIIIDDSFNGNLEGMLEAINICSHHEGRKVIITPGLVESTSEANILLANEINEKFDFAIITGTLNAHLLSSNIDEDKLFILKEKADMEKVLAEKTRAGDLILFANDAPNFI; encoded by the coding sequence ATGGAATATCTATATATATTTACACATATATTACTTATAATGTCTTTAGGCTGGTACTTAATAACCAATTTACAATGGTATAATTATAAACTTGAAAGAGTAATACTAAAACATCATAAGTGGCAGTGGCATATCACTTATTTTGCTTCGCCAATAGTATTTTTTTATATACTACCTGATTTATATTTTACTATCTATTTTTATCTACTTTTTATGACAAGTTTTGTTCTTTGGAATAAAAAACTTGATAGACCTTTAGTTCTAACAGGAAGAGTAAAAAGATTTTTAGCACTACTACTTTTTATAACTTTTGCAATAATAGCACTTTGTCTAACAAGTAAAGATTGTAACTCTTCTGCTGTATTGTTTGTACCAATATTTATAGCTTATATAGTTTCATCTCTTTTAGAAAAAATATTTTTTATATCTTTTAAACATAAAGCAAAAGAGAGGCTAGATGCAATACCAGCTTTAAAAATAGTTGCTATTACAGCATCTTATGGTAAAACTTCTATAAAAAACTATTTATATCACTTATTAAAAAGAAAATACAAAGTATATAAAACACCAAGATCTGTAAATACAATGGGTGGAATTGTATTAGATGTAAACAGAGATTTACCCCTTGATTCACAAATCTATATTGCAGAAGCAGGAGCTAGAGAAAAAGGTGATATTGAAGAGATTACAACATTTTTGGAACCACACTATTGTGTTTTAGGAAGTGTTGGAGAACAACATATTGAGTACTTTAAAACTTTAGATAATATTATTCAAACTAAAATGGAAATATTAACATCACCGAGGATGAAAAAAGGTTTTGTTCATGAATCTGTTCCAATTAAAGATTATGAAACTATTGTTAAGTTCCCTGATAATCTTCATGTTACAATGTCAAATCTTGATGGTATTTGGTTTGATATTGTTATAAATGGAAAACAAGAACATTTCTCAGCTCCAATATTAGGAAGTTTCAACGCAATAAATCTAACAGCAGTTATTTTAGTTGCACATGAATTAGGGATGAGTATTGATGAAATTAAATTAGCTTTAAAAGATTTACCACAAGTTGAGCATAGACTTCAAAAAATAGAAGCTGGTGGGAAAATTATTATAGATGATAGCTTTAATGGAAATCTAGAAGGTATGTTAGAAGCTATAAATATTTGTTCTCATCATGAGGGAAGAAAAGTGATTATAACTCCAGGTTTAGTTGAATCAACTTCTGAAGCAAATATTCTTTTAGCAAATGAGATAAATGAGAAATTTGATTTTGCAATTATTACAGGTACATTAAATGCCCATTTGTTAAGTTCAAATATAGATGAGGATAAACTGTTTATCTTAAAAGAAAAAGCAGATATGGAAAAAGTATTAGCAGAAAAAACAAGAGCAGGGGATTTAATACTTTTTGCAAATGATGCACCTAATTTTATCTAG
- the def gene encoding peptide deformylase: MRDQCIIAKLGESILRKKAKKVKNINSEKIQSVITKMITCVKMSRGVGLAAPQVFEPYQILIISSHPNDRYPNAPLMKNEVLINPEIIKKSKKKVKDWEGCLSIPGIRAKVPRYKKIEVKYTTVEGKTKKVIFEDFIARIFQHEYDHLIGKVYLDRVKDNIDIVSEELYFKLIS, encoded by the coding sequence ATGAGAGATCAATGTATTATTGCAAAATTGGGTGAATCAATTCTTAGAAAAAAAGCTAAAAAAGTTAAAAATATTAATTCAGAAAAAATACAAAGTGTTATAACTAAAATGATAACTTGTGTAAAAATGAGTAGGGGAGTTGGTCTTGCTGCACCTCAAGTTTTTGAACCATATCAAATATTAATAATCTCTTCCCATCCAAATGACAGATATCCTAATGCTCCACTTATGAAAAATGAAGTATTAATTAATCCTGAGATTATAAAAAAGTCAAAGAAAAAAGTAAAAGATTGGGAAGGGTGTCTAAGCATCCCTGGAATTAGAGCAAAAGTTCCAAGATACAAAAAAATAGAAGTGAAATATACTACAGTTGAAGGGAAAACAAAAAAAGTAATATTTGAAGATTTTATCGCTAGAATATTTCAACATGAATATGATCACTTAATAGGGAAAGTTTATTTAGATAGAGTTAAAGATAACATTGATATTGTTTCAGAAGAACTATATTTTAAGTTAATTTCATAA
- the rplC gene encoding 50S ribosomal protein L3, with protein sequence MEFIVEKIGMSRTVSVPATPVTLLKVLDTKVCDVADGVALVSYASGKKFNKAIEGQQKKYGLSKEFNRFATLNVANTEAGDLDVSVLAEAAVLKTTFKTKGRGFQGGVKRWNFAGGRASHGHRMGRRTGSIGNCEWPGRVMPGKKMPGQYGNTNVTVKNDIVSFDAETGILVVKGSVSGSNGRLGKVRIAK encoded by the coding sequence ATGGAATTTATCGTAGAAAAAATCGGTATGAGTAGAACTGTTTCAGTTCCTGCAACACCAGTTACACTTTTAAAAGTTCTTGATACAAAAGTATGTGATGTAGCTGATGGTGTAGCACTTGTTTCGTATGCTTCAGGGAAGAAATTCAATAAAGCAATCGAAGGTCAACAAAAAAAATATGGTTTAAGCAAAGAGTTTAACAGATTTGCAACATTAAATGTAGCAAATACTGAAGCTGGTGATTTAGATGTATCTGTATTAGCTGAAGCTGCTGTTTTAAAAACAACTTTTAAAACAAAAGGTAGAGGTTTTCAAGGTGGAGTTAAAAGATGGAACTTCGCTGGTGGTAGAGCATCACACGGACACAGAATGGGTAGAAGAACAGGTTCTATTGGTAACTGTGAATGGCCAGGTAGAGTTATGCCAGGTAAAAAAATGCCAGGACAATACGGAAATACAAATGTAACTGTTAAAAATGATATTGTTTCATTTGACGCAGAAACAGGTATATTAGTTGTAAAAGGTTCAGTTTCTGGATCAAATGGTAGATTAGGAAAAGTAAGGATTGCTAAATGA
- a CDS encoding CPBP family intramembrane glutamic endopeptidase has protein sequence MLSISYYKFFEFLFIFICLPLLFFYKILPPFFIIPILWILTFYIIYITSVGSSKVIFDKIEKSDLYYVLKRFFYFACFLFIFTYIFYEDRLFNFILEKPKVFIFVLFLYPILSVIPQELIFRKFFLFRYKLIFRKEALIILNALVFSFIHIIFQNYIAVLFSLVGGYIFMKTYIESKSFTLVCIEHSLYGNFIFTVGLGEFFYHGNIT, from the coding sequence ATGCTTAGTATCTCTTATTATAAATTTTTTGAATTTTTGTTTATTTTTATTTGTTTGCCATTGCTGTTTTTTTATAAAATATTACCACCTTTTTTTATAATACCAATATTATGGATATTAACTTTTTACATTATATATATAACTAGTGTAGGCAGTAGTAAAGTTATTTTTGACAAAATTGAAAAATCTGATTTATATTATGTATTAAAAAGATTCTTCTATTTTGCTTGTTTTTTATTTATCTTTACATATATATTTTATGAAGACAGATTATTTAATTTTATATTAGAAAAACCAAAAGTTTTTATCTTTGTATTGTTTTTATATCCAATATTATCTGTTATACCTCAAGAGTTGATTTTTAGAAAGTTTTTTCTTTTTAGATATAAATTGATTTTTAGAAAAGAAGCATTGATTATATTAAATGCTTTGGTATTTTCTTTTATACATATAATATTTCAAAATTATATTGCAGTACTATTTAGTTTAGTTGGTGGATATATTTTTATGAAAACATACATAGAGAGTAAATCTTTTACTCTTGTATGTATTGAACATAGTTTATATGGAAATTTTATTTTTACAGTTGGTTTAGGTGAGTTTTTTTATCATGGAAATATAACTTAA
- a CDS encoding ribonuclease E inhibitor RraB, translating into MKKSIEEFFNKTAKEYDINLNSRLSWGFYFSNSDSKVLRKAKEILDYDGYSTLEICYENKTYYLCVEEINIHTKDTLYDRCKEFENIAENLQINSFEGFDVEEMGLK; encoded by the coding sequence ATGAAAAAAAGTATAGAAGAATTCTTTAATAAAACAGCAAAAGAGTACGACATAAATCTTAACAGTAGATTAAGCTGGGGATTTTATTTTAGTAATAGTGATAGTAAAGTTTTACGAAAAGCTAAAGAAATTTTAGATTATGATGGTTATTCAACACTTGAAATATGTTATGAAAATAAAACATATTATTTGTGTGTTGAAGAGATAAATATTCATACTAAAGATACTTTATATGATAGATGTAAAGAGTTTGAAAATATAGCTGAAAACTTACAAATCAATAGTTTTGAAGGTTTTGATGTAGAAGAAATGGGATTAAAGTAA
- a CDS encoding FAD-dependent oxidoreductase — MKNIKLNSYYDVIIVGSGPSGLGAAFKLAENSNKSILLIEKKKISSGGLRNDCKQNYTYPVGFPLEHWEKDEAQKLLVEVANHLKPKMETRLNIEKYVQRAQKLDVNILAIDQAHVGTDKSSTLIKGLIDQLRDLNVTVALETEVKELAANKKELTLSNDFKIEFENIILGPGRADYDWMQEQMDKLGVGYSDNIVDIGIRVETREENYPIVKEYYDPKILFPNKVRTFCTNSGCAHIVREKYKGYYSVNGHSMSRDKKPNNLVNFAMLKTIKLTEPVVSGQQFGKILGEMVMQLSGGSVIMQRVGDFRLGQRSKKETFNDDLYDFKPTLSNAVAGDLSLSMPAKILRDIWSALKKLDSIVPGILHPSTILYYPEIKTYSNKPQFLNKHFMVKEGYYIIGDGAGTSRGITAAWASGIKAANFILNKS, encoded by the coding sequence ATGAAAAATATTAAATTAAACTCTTATTACGATGTAATTATTGTAGGGTCTGGGCCTTCAGGTCTAGGTGCAGCTTTTAAACTGGCAGAAAATTCAAATAAAAGTATTCTACTTATAGAAAAGAAAAAAATTAGTTCTGGAGGTTTAAGAAATGACTGTAAACAGAACTATACATACCCAGTTGGATTTCCTTTAGAACATTGGGAAAAAGATGAAGCACAAAAACTATTAGTTGAAGTTGCAAATCATTTAAAACCTAAAATGGAAACAAGATTAAATATTGAGAAATATGTTCAAAGAGCACAAAAACTGGATGTAAATATTTTAGCAATAGACCAAGCACATGTTGGTACAGATAAATCATCTACTTTGATAAAGGGATTAATTGATCAGTTAAGAGATTTAAATGTAACAGTAGCACTTGAAACTGAAGTGAAAGAACTTGCTGCAAATAAAAAAGAATTGACCCTAAGTAATGATTTTAAAATAGAATTTGAAAATATCATTTTGGGACCTGGTCGTGCAGATTATGACTGGATGCAAGAACAAATGGATAAATTAGGTGTAGGTTATAGTGATAATATTGTAGATATTGGGATAAGAGTTGAAACTAGAGAAGAAAACTATCCTATTGTCAAAGAGTATTATGACCCTAAAATACTTTTTCCAAATAAAGTAAGAACATTTTGTACAAACTCAGGTTGCGCTCATATTGTAAGAGAAAAATATAAAGGCTATTATTCTGTAAATGGACACTCGATGTCTAGAGATAAAAAACCTAATAATCTTGTAAATTTTGCTATGTTAAAAACTATTAAATTAACGGAACCTGTAGTAAGTGGTCAACAATTTGGGAAAATACTTGGTGAAATGGTCATGCAACTAAGTGGTGGTTCTGTTATTATGCAAAGAGTAGGTGATTTTAGACTAGGTCAAAGAAGTAAAAAAGAAACTTTTAATGATGATTTATATGATTTTAAACCAACATTATCAAATGCTGTAGCAGGTGATTTAAGTTTAAGTATGCCAGCAAAAATTTTAAGAGATATTTGGAGTGCGCTAAAAAAACTTGACTCCATTGTTCCAGGTATTTTACACCCCTCAACAATACTTTATTATCCAGAGATAAAAACATATTCAAATAAACCACAGTTTTTAAATAAACATTTTATGGTCAAAGAGGGATACTATATTATTGGTGATGGAGCTGGAACAAGTAGAGGTATAACTGCAGCTTGGGCATCAGGTATCAAAGCCGCCAATTTTATCTTAAATAAATCTTAA
- the rpsJ gene encoding 30S ribosomal protein S10 produces MEKIRLKLKAYDHRVLDRSVASIVEAVKRTGAELRGPIPLPTKIRKYTVLKGPHVNKDAREQFEIRVHTRMIDIIAATPDTVDSLMKLDLAPEVDVEVRSMGQE; encoded by the coding sequence ATGGAAAAAATTAGATTAAAGCTTAAAGCTTACGATCATAGAGTTTTAGACAGAAGTGTTGCTTCAATTGTTGAAGCTGTTAAAAGAACTGGTGCTGAGTTGAGAGGTCCTATTCCTCTTCCAACAAAGATCAGAAAATATACAGTTCTTAAAGGTCCACACGTAAACAAAGATGCAAGAGAGCAATTTGAGATCAGAGTGCACACAAGAATGATTGATATCATTGCTGCAACTCCTGATACAGTAGATTCATTAATGAAACTAGACTTAGCTCCTGAAGTTGATGTTGAAGTTAGATCAATGGGTCAAGAGTAA